CTTAGCCATCGACCTACCCAAACACAGTAGCCGCCATGCCGCCGGCATTGATCCTACTGACGACAAACAAGTCATGTACTCTTACCTGTCCCTCGACTCACTGCTAGTCAGCCGCGACAACCTCCGCCAGTCGGCCATTGATCAGGTCAGCCTGCGCGCCGCGGTCGGCCTCGCTCTTTCCGATAGCCGCCTGCACCCTGACGGTTCACCGCTGAGCCGGCTGACGCTGCAACAACAGGATGATGCTACGACGCCAGGCGTCGGTATCGTTGGCGTCTCACTCGGGGGCATTACCGGCATCAACTATGTGGCTGCCGCCGACCGCCCGATCAACAGTGACGACCTCGCCGGCGACACCGTCGAGGGCGACCTCGCCAATAGCTTGTTCCAGGTTTCCCGCGCCCACTTCGATGTCCCTGGTGGCGGTATCGTACCCCTGCTCCTCAACTCTCCAGAGCTCGGTGACATCGTTGTCGAAGGCTTACTGGCCAGCGAGGGTTATACGGCATTCGAGGCGACGAATTGTACTGGCATAGCAACGGATATATGCCATCGTGTCTTCTTCCAGGCCTTCGGCTATGCGGCACAGACCATGCTGGACGGTACCGACCCGGTAAACCATATCAGCGAGATCACCACCCCAAGCCTACTTACGATGGTACAAAACGATCAGGTCGTACCCAACGATACCCTTGTGGCTGATAGCTACCTACCCTCGGCGCTCGGTGGCACGCTGCCTTTACTCAAAGCTGGCAACTATACACAACTGACCGGTAGCGAGGGTGCCGCCTTCACACCAGAGGGCCCGCATATCGCACTAGCAGGCCTCTATGACAATACCGTACACACGACATACCACGGGGATCTAATGGCTCCTGTATTTAAAGAGGATGGTTCAATAAACGAGGTCGTCATCTCCAAGCTAGTGCTTTCAACACACTGGTTAACAGAGGGTAAGATCGACGTAGATGGGCAATTCCTTTACCAAGTGGAGCAGTAAGAGACGAGCAGTGGCGGCGTTGCGCCGCCACTGTTAACTTCACTCTATCTCTATAATCAGGCTAAGTGCTTATGAGCACGCCTTCATTTTGATCTCTTTCAACTTGTCCCAAGACGCCTGTGGGCAGTTCGCCGGCTTATCAGTCGTCGGCATGCAGTACTCACTAAAGCTACCCATATTCTCGGTCGACAAGCAGTCTTTCCAGTTCGGAATCTGCAGGTACTCTGGCGGTAATCCGCCTTCACCACCGATTAGCTCAGCTGCTTTTTCTTTATGATCTAGGCCATTACAACCTGCTAGAGCGATGGCTGACAAACCCAGTAGTAAACAACCTAGTTTTTTCACGTGTTCTTCTCCTATGTCTCAATCATTAAACGGCAACAACATTATTTACCGCGCTATTAAATATAATTAACGCCACGCAAATAACAAACAGAACCGTACTCTTTTCAACAATAGCGCGACCACCATCAAGAAATGGTCAATTATCAATAGGCTAAGAGTGTCGACTGCGGCACATTTTAAGGCCGCAGGCTTCGGCTAGTTGTTGTTCATTTTCGCCTTTAAGTCGGCAAAGGGGTTATAGGTCGCCGCCTTCACCTCCTTATCGACCGTACTACCGTAGCGAACCAGGTTCTCAAACTTGGTATGCTCTTCGTCGTGACAATAAATGCAAAGCAACTCCCAGTTGCTGCCATCACTGGGGTTGTTGTCGTGATTGTGGTCAACATGGTGAACGGTCAATTCAGAGAGGTTCTTGCGGTCAAACTCCCGCGTACATCGGCCACAAACCCACGGGTAGAGCTTTAACGCCTGCTCACGATAGCCCTTGGCACGTTTGTTGTTGTATTCGATTTGCGCGGCACGGACCTGATCAAAGGAGGTCGACGACGGTTTTTGCGGGCTCATAACGGCTGTCTCATCGCTGAAGAAATTGCCCTTATCATACAGGTCGCGCAAGGGAAAACAGAGCCACATGAGCACTCAAAGGAGAAAATCATTCAGCCGGCTGAGTCAACAGGGCCGTTAACGCACTACCAAGGTCGCGATAGAGGAACAGAAAGCCTGCCGCCTCGAGCTTCTGTGGCACGACGCGCTGTCCGGTCAGCAACACCTCCTCGGCCAGCTCACCCACGGCTAGTTTCAGTAACCAGCCCGGCATCCGACAGCGCAGAAGAATACGGTAGTGCTCAGCCATCAACTCTGTTAATTGCGCATTGGTCACCGGCAACGGCGCGGTACCATTAAAACAGCCGTGACACGCCGGCTTCGTCATCAAGAACAGTAGCATCGATACGATATCATCACGATGCACCCAGGAAACCCACTGCTTGCCATCGCCAATCTGCGCCGCCACCCCCTTGGTAAACGGCTGCTTTAACTCCTGCAGCGGACCACCGCCCTCCCCCAGCACCATGCCAATCCTCAGGATACAGACTCGCACGCCTTCCTCTTCGATGCGCTGCGCCGCACGCTCCCAGACAGCACAGAGCCCATGTGAATAGCCCTCAACAACCGCCCCCTCTTCAGTGAGCACCTCATCACCGTGAGGGCCGTAAAAACCAATTGCCGAGGCGTTGATCCATACTTCCGGCTTTTTCTGCAGGCGCTGTACTAGCTGCTGCAGCTGCTCCGTCACCTGCAGTCGGCTCGCGATAAACTGCGCCTTACGCTGTTTATTCCAGCGATGTGCCGCGAGCGACTCCCCCGCCAAGTTAATCACTACATCAACCGCAAAGTCATCGCCCAATGAGGACAGGTCGGTGACATAGCACAGCGATGAGGCCGCCTCTCCCTGCACTCGTTTGGCGCTGCGCGTCAACACCGTCACCCGGTGCCCCAGCGCGACGAGCACAGGCACGAGCCTCGAGCCAATAAAGCCGGTGCCACCGCTGAGCAGAATATTTTTTCTATCGCCGCGATAGCGTTCAAAACATGACACGGAAAGCGCTTCAACCTGCAACATGGCGACAGTTTCACTCCTTAAAATGTTATAAATTAATCTCTAAAAAAACCTCTAAAACAGTCCATTAAAGAACCTCTAAAACAATCTTTCACGCAAAAAAATCATCGCCCTCAATCAATAAAGCGCTGTCGCAGCGACTCGTCAGCCAGCCAACATTGCGCTCTCCGCCCCGCAATACGATAGCGGTTGCGAGCCACCAAAGTGTAGAGCGCATCTCTAATACTGGCCGGGAGAGATAAACCTAAAGACAGCAACGGCCAACCTCCCGACAGCTGCCGCACCACCTGCAAGAAAGCAGTCGATCGCAGGTGAACGGTTCCATCCTGAATATAGACCATTGTCTCAATAGACTGCATCGGTAGCCCACATTCCGCCAACAGTAATTTACCCACCGCCGATTGTACCGAGCAGAAATAAAAGCGCTGCCCTCGGTCGCGAGCGATAACAAACTGCACCCAGCCCGAGCATAAGTGACAGACCCCATCAAAGAGGATGATCTGAGGGTAGCGACACATCAGCTGTTCTGCAGAATATGATGACTTCACTGAGTAACCTCCTCCGTCGTAGGCTCGCTGATCACGCGCAAGTTGCCGGAATAGCTCACGAGTAGACCAATAACAGGCAGCGAGACTGAGACATCGAAACGATAAAACCCTCCCTCCTCTCGCTCACGCGCCATCACTAACGGTGATAGTACGCGGGGGATCGGCACACCAAAGCAACTGACTTTCCTTAAGCGATAGAGCAGCACCTCGTTCTCCACCGACAGTCGCATCTGTAAGCGAAGCGGCCCCAGCTGCTCGACGAGGCATTCATCGCGCCGATAAAATTTCGAGTTCATAACATGGTCATCAAACTGACGATTCCAACGCATTTTACCGGGTGAATGCTCCCCCTTGACCACAAGCAGACAACGCTCACGGGCCGGCGGCAAGCGCAGCAGATGACAAATCAACTGCGCAAAAAAGCCGCCACGCTCGACTTTGGCCTCCCCCCGAAGCAAGACACTCCCCTCATGTGCTCGACGCACCACTGTTGGTAGCCGTTCAAATTGCTTCTTATCTAAACAACACGCTAATAGGCTATTCATCATCACTCCCTTACGATGACAGATTAACTCTCCGTAGTTCCGCTAAATACTATTTTGACGAACGACTCACCGAAGGAATAAAACGCGCTACCTTCGCTCCCATAGCAAATAATTTCATTAACGTCGCTTGCGGCAGTGTACTGATCTGCTCATACCAAGCCGTCAAGGTAGAAACAAAGTGTGACATCTCCCGAATCTGCTGTTTGACACTTTCTGGAGTCGCCTCATCTTCCGACATTTCGAGTTCACACTGACGAAGCATCGTCAAAATAGGGTCAATCTCACGGCGCTTACGCTCCTCGACAATCGTTAGCAGCATGTGCCAACAATCTCCCTTCGCGCTAAAGTGATCGCGTCGATCACCCAACACACTCGAACGCTCTATTAACCCCCAGCTTTGCAGCTCTTTAATACTGGTACTCACATTGGAGCGAGCAACCGACAGTAGTGACGCGATTTCATCCGCCGGCATAGGCTTAACGTTAAGGTAAAGCAGCGCATGAATCTGAGAAACAGTACGGTTCACCCCCCAACGCGTGCCCATCTCGCCCCAGTGCAATATATAGCGTTCCATCAACGGCGTAATTTCCATCTCTCACTCACCTATTTATCTATCTATAAGATCCATAATCGGATCAAAATACGAAGACAACGATATGATTAAGCTATTATTTCTGTTAGTACAGAAACAACTGTATTAACAATAGATAATAAAGTCAACGCCATCGTGAAGGTAACGCATGCACTCACTCGCTAGTCGAAGTGATCCCAGTAAGGATTATCGCCAAAGCGCTCGAGAATAAAATCAATAAACAATCGCGCCCGTAGCGGCAGAAATCGACTGCGGGGATAAACGGCAAAAGCCGTCAGTGTGGGTAATCCGCACTCGGGTAATACGGTAACCAGATCACCTGCAGCCAATGATTTCCAGCAAATAAAGCTTGGCAACATCGAGATACCATGACCTGCAACGCTCATCTTCGCGAGAAAGTCACCACTGTTAGTCGCCATCTTACTGTTCAGTTTCAGCTGATGCTCCACCCCCTCAGTATCATCGATAGTCCAAACAAAATTGCGTGCGTAGCCATAGCTCAAAATATCGTGCTGCATCAACGCCTCAGGACTATGCGGTGCCCCCTTACGCGAAAGGTAATCCGGACTGGCGACCAACCTATGACGTACCGTGGAGATTTTTCGCGCCTGCAGGCTGGAGTCCTTCAAGTTGGCAATTCGAATCGCAAGATCAAAGCCCTCCTCGACCAAATCAACCTCTCTATCTGAGAAATCAACCTGGATGACAATATCTGGATACCGCTGGGTGAATAAGTCGATAGCCGGGCTGAGGTGAAGCAGACCAAAAGAGAGCGGCACAGCAACACGCAGCACACCTGAAACATCGGTGGCTGTTTTAGTCGCCTCACAATTAATCTCGGCAATATGATCCACGATTTTCATCGCCTCTTGATAATATCTGCCGCCAAAATCTGTCAGGCTGGAGCGCCGTGTCGTGCGCTGAATCAACCGCGTACCAAGGCGCTCTTCCAGCTCACTCAAGCGCCGACTGACCGCCGACTTCGCGATACCCAGCTGATCCGCCGCACGGCCAATACCACCGGCATCAACGACACGGATAAACATCTGCATGTCTTCTAGCTGACCCATAATTTCTCTCTTTAGCCTCTATTGTTCTCAAAACAAGAACTATTAAAGACCAAAATCACTGTTTATTCCACAGTTGACAACAATTAATCTACACAGCAACAAAGTACAGACCAACTCTGGCCTGTATCACGGGAGAAGTGTCATCAACTCAGGCATTTCGTACGGAGATTAGTAATGAACGCAAAAACACACATCGCTAGCAAAAATCGACAACTGAAAATCACGATTGCTGGTCAAGCTACGTCAGATGGAGACGGTGTCAAGCTGACACGCATGATCGGTACACGTGAGCTCGATATGCTCGATCCATTCCTGATGCTGGATGTTTTCGAGTCTGACCAGGCGCTGGACTATATCGGTGGCTTTCCCAGTCACCCGCACCGAGGTTTCGAGTCTGTTACATACTTGCTCGAAGGGCGGATGCGCCATAAGGACAGCGCAGGTAATGAAGGCATTATTCAATCCGGGGGCATGCAATGGATAACCGCCGGCAGCGGCATCATACACTCTGAAATGCCGGAGCAGGAAAACGGTATGCTAGCAGGTTTTCAGCTATGGGTTAACCTGCCTCGCAGTCACAAAATGACCACCCCAAAATACTTAGAGTTTCCAGCCAACCCCGACACGGTTGAGCAGTGGGAAAGCGGCAGTCAGATCCGTGTAATCGCGGGCCGTACCGACCTAGGTACTGAAGCGGCAATAAAAGATACCCATGTCGATCTCACCTACATGGATGTTCAGCTACAAGCCGGTGATGAGTTTATTCAGCAGCTACCAAAGACTCATCACGCGTTTATCTACATGATTGAAGGAGACGTAACACTGGGCGAGCGTAACAGCGCTATTGAAGCACGTAGCCTAGCAATACTGAGCCAGGAGGGGGAACAGGTAAGCATTACAGCCAAGCAAAACAGTCGTTTCTTGTTAGTCGCAGGCCAAC
Above is a window of Sinobacterium caligoides DNA encoding:
- a CDS encoding LysR family transcriptional regulator; amino-acid sequence: MGQLEDMQMFIRVVDAGGIGRAADQLGIAKSAVSRRLSELEERLGTRLIQRTTRRSSLTDFGGRYYQEAMKIVDHIAEINCEATKTATDVSGVLRVAVPLSFGLLHLSPAIDLFTQRYPDIVIQVDFSDREVDLVEEGFDLAIRIANLKDSSLQARKISTVRHRLVASPDYLSRKGAPHSPEALMQHDILSYGYARNFVWTIDDTEGVEHQLKLNSKMATNSGDFLAKMSVAGHGISMLPSFICWKSLAAGDLVTVLPECGLPTLTAFAVYPRSRFLPLRARLFIDFILERFGDNPYWDHFD
- a CDS encoding YajD family HNH nuclease; this encodes MSPQKPSSTSFDQVRAAQIEYNNKRAKGYREQALKLYPWVCGRCTREFDRKNLSELTVHHVDHNHDNNPSDGSNWELLCIYCHDEEHTKFENLVRYGSTVDKEVKAATYNPFADLKAKMNNN
- a CDS encoding DUF4166 domain-containing protein, which encodes MNSLLACCLDKKQFERLPTVVRRAHEGSVLLRGEAKVERGGFFAQLICHLLRLPPARERCLLVVKGEHSPGKMRWNRQFDDHVMNSKFYRRDECLVEQLGPLRLQMRLSVENEVLLYRLRKVSCFGVPIPRVLSPLVMAREREEGGFYRFDVSVSLPVIGLLVSYSGNLRVISEPTTEEVTQ
- a CDS encoding TIGR01777 family oxidoreductase, producing the protein MLQVEALSVSCFERYRGDRKNILLSGGTGFIGSRLVPVLVALGHRVTVLTRSAKRVQGEAASSLCYVTDLSSLGDDFAVDVVINLAGESLAAHRWNKQRKAQFIASRLQVTEQLQQLVQRLQKKPEVWINASAIGFYGPHGDEVLTEEGAVVEGYSHGLCAVWERAAQRIEEEGVRVCILRIGMVLGEGGGPLQELKQPFTKGVAAQIGDGKQWVSWVHRDDIVSMLLFLMTKPACHGCFNGTAPLPVTNAQLTELMAEHYRILLRCRMPGWLLKLAVGELAEEVLLTGQRVVPQKLEAAGFLFLYRDLGSALTALLTQPAE
- a CDS encoding thiol-disulfide oxidoreductase DCC family protein, with the protein product MKSSYSAEQLMCRYPQIILFDGVCHLCSGWVQFVIARDRGQRFYFCSVQSAVGKLLLAECGLPMQSIETMVYIQDGTVHLRSTAFLQVVRQLSGGWPLLSLGLSLPASIRDALYTLVARNRYRIAGRRAQCWLADESLRQRFID
- a CDS encoding pirin family protein, coding for MNAKTHIASKNRQLKITIAGQATSDGDGVKLTRMIGTRELDMLDPFLMLDVFESDQALDYIGGFPSHPHRGFESVTYLLEGRMRHKDSAGNEGIIQSGGMQWITAGSGIIHSEMPEQENGMLAGFQLWVNLPRSHKMTTPKYLEFPANPDTVEQWESGSQIRVIAGRTDLGTEAAIKDTHVDLTYMDVQLQAGDEFIQQLPKTHHAFIYMIEGDVTLGERNSAIEARSLAILSQEGEQVSITAKQNSRFLLVAGQPLNEPVARGGPFVMNTKDEITQAFADYQSNRF
- a CDS encoding GbsR/MarR family transcriptional regulator, whose translation is MEITPLMERYILHWGEMGTRWGVNRTVSQIHALLYLNVKPMPADEIASLLSVARSNVSTSIKELQSWGLIERSSVLGDRRDHFSAKGDCWHMLLTIVEERKRREIDPILTMLRQCELEMSEDEATPESVKQQIREMSHFVSTLTAWYEQISTLPQATLMKLFAMGAKVARFIPSVSRSSK